The following nucleotide sequence is from Paralichthys olivaceus isolate ysfri-2021 chromosome 22, ASM2471397v2, whole genome shotgun sequence.
CCCACAAATTGAAGATTTCATTCCAAAATGAGACGTGAAGGATCCAATACTTCCTCTGAATGAGTTACCACTTGTTTTaaaacctccctctctctggtttCAGCTGTTTCAAACATGAGCTACAGACAATTTGAACATTTGTCTTCTTGTAAAGTCTAACATGTAATATCTGTATGTTATCAAGGATCTGGTAGAACCATCATTTTATCATCTGAGGGGTAAATATTCAccatcatttcatttaattacaTCTTTTTTCTCCTGTAGTGACACGTCTCAGCCCTCGACAAACTATCGTACAGCGAGGCCTTCTCGTGCTCTGCAGCACTTTGCCTTCCAGGACGCTCAACTTTCTGCAGAGCCCAGTGAAACTCCCCCGTTTCTCCTCTGGAGGCTCGTGAACGtaaccctccttcctcctcctgcccagAAACACCCCAAAAAAAGCACATCTGGTCCTCGGAGCGCCCCCCGGGCCCCCTCCGGCAGCCCCTCCCAGACGTGAACTTGGCTTAcctaaatgtttttgttcatgcAGTCTGAGTCTGTCGAACGgaggattggggggggggggggggggggggggagggagaaggaATTTCAACATAAACGGCCTTTTATtgacacaattaaaaacatcaacatgagAAAGTGTGGGggagatagtgtgtgtgtgtgtgtgtgtgtgtgtgtgtgtgtgtgtgtgtgtgtgtgtgtgtgtgtgtgtgtgtgtgtgtgtgtgtgtgtgtgagacgaagaagaagaagaagaagaggaggaggtgaaagagaagaagaagcggaTGGGAGTGGTCACATTACATCATCCACACACTCACCACGGCCTCACACTGGTCATATCTGCATCGTTACTTTGCCAATCAGTTGCCATGACAACCCCCgtgtcaattaatcaatcaaccaaccagCTGGTTACACAAGGAATCGACCGATCGGTTAAACCGGGCGTCCAAACCACCGATCTCTCCGACCGCGGCCTTGACTGTCGAGGAGCCGGTCGACCAATCAGCTGACAGGCAGTCAATCACATGGAAGCAATTGATTAGAAACAGCTGTCCtcacccccaccctcaccctcacccccaccctccctccgATGACTGACTTCATTGTTTCAGCAGCTCACTCCACTTTCCTCGACTCGCTCAGGGAGCGTTCCCCCGAATTCACCTCCATCACTTTGTCCACTTGGACTCGCTCCTTCGCTCCGTCTCGTTTTTCACTCTGCAGACGTTGCGACCTCAGTCAGCTGATCTGGTTCGTCTCACACCCACAGTCTGGGCCGTGATGTCGTCCAGCGGGTGATTGAATGCTATATAGGTGGGACActgcacgcccacctacacctgcctcctgcacccattggacggtaccagctgtcaatcacactgtgttATTTACTAATTGGACATTTTGAAGAAaacttgaaactagagactgagacataAACTCCTCAGGAAGACGTTGACCGACGTGATAAAGTGAGAAGTTCAGTCATTTCCTCATTGACTTCTACAGaaacaaccagtggagtcgccctctgctggtcagagagagaaaacaggtaCTTCATCTACGTCCATTTATGATTCAACCGCTTAAATGTAAAACCAAATGAAGTGGTTCAGATCATTTGGACTGCAGGAAcgtttcaagggactttgggggACCCAGGCTAAAGGGAgctcctgggggggggggggggggggggggggggggccctaCATCGGGCCAAACCCTGTTGCAGCGCCCCTGCTGAACTCAAGCATGTGACCAGCAGCTGCTAATTTCTTCAAGGATTTAAAATCTTtacaaaacagacagaaatggaCGAacctaaaataaatatgatcCAAGTTACAACAAATCAAAGGTGTCAGTTGTGATGATTGGCTGACGGtgacagtgacctttgaccttttcatGACTCCAGGCTGCAAACAGACGTGTTTGTGGAGTCGACACGGAGAAACGAAATGAGGTTTAGTAACAAAATCAAACGTGGCAGCTTTGtccccatttttttttttatcaggctGGGACCAGTTCTTGTAAACaaatgcaggcacacacacacacacacacacacacacacacacacaaagtctttGAACGTTTGAAATGTGAGACTCACCAGACGCATGCTTTGCTCCGGTCCTGCTCTGCATCCCCTTGTGAGCGGAGCAACAATCACATTtgattcagacacacacacacacacacacacacacacacacactgcacagtcACACTGAGGCTTTGAAGTGCATTTGGTgagaaaagcaaaagaaatgtgagctgcagggagaaacacgcagaaaacaaacatgttgaattATCTGACAGAGGCTGGAACACGGAGCAGAGCGGCTGCGCAcacagagaaacccaacaggCCCTCAGTCTTTAGAAACGTTCTATCTGTtcctctttattattattattcatcctGCATCAGTTGTGTGCACGTTGGAGCCACTGAGAAACTCCTGCAATCATCGTGCAAGTCTTTCCATCCTGTTTGGTTTATGGCATCAACTGTCAATAAAAAATGATATATGGCTACGTCTGgatccaaaacacaaaaatgccAAAGTTGATGCTGCTCACAAACCAACATGACGTCAGACAGGACTGACACACGCAGCAACACTGGTCAAAACGTTCATCGTGTTTTTAAAGTTATTCATGGAGAAACTTGTTCATTACAAGAAGCTTAGAACTCAGAAGTGTTCCTCCAACACTGATACGTCCTCATGACCTCTAGTTTATATTGAGTCGAGcagaactaaataaaaaaaaaagaggcggCTAAATTTAAACAACCCTCGAGAGTTGAGGGTCAAAGTCGAGACGACCACAAActgtattttacacatttttaaacactgaACTTTTCCCTCTTCATGTTAAAATGCTGCAGATTCACTGTCCTCGCTGCCACAGATGATGGATTACTGCACTGTTCAGTGTGTCAGAGAGCAGACGGTCACTGGAGCGAGCCGtgccccctacacacacacacacacacagagagagaaacactcaatcctgctgcgtgtgtgtagttgtgtcaTGTGCTGCATAGGCGTGGTTGGAAATGGAAATCACGAGTTCTGGTCGTGTCGATCTTTTGCTGTTTTTACGTAAACGCACACAGTCATAGGAGAAGCTGAAGAGGCCAGGAGaggagacacaacacacacacacacacacacacaacacacactgaggtggTGAGTGCCAGGCCAGGTTTCTGCAGCGCAGAGCAGGTTGCATCTCAGCAGTCACCATATGGACTGGTACTGGAGTCAGAACACAGATGAAGGGATgcatggagggagggaaggaagaagCAGGAATCAGCACATGTAGGGAAGGGAGGGATAAAGGAGACAGGATGAAGGGAACGcaggtgagagagaaaacaaacattgagtGCTGTGATGAAGGATattcagaggaagaagaatttaatttgaatgGATAGATGGTAGGAATGAAAACATAGGAGAGCggaataaagaaaagagaacaaacagATGGATGGTGCATGATGGGATGGAAGCAGAGGATGGTGGGAAtagaaggatggagggagggaggatgggcTGACTCCaggagaaggatggagggatggttGCTTTGGAGCAGGTGAAGTTGTCATGGTAACGACcagatcaaagatcaaatgtaaaacacagaactaataaaattacaagaaacagaaaaaggttGTTCATTTCGTTTCatgtaaatgtcaaattatCCAAAAGTAACTCAggtgaagaaaaaacaattcCTCATATATAATAACTTCTGTTTAATTGTCCTAATATTGGACAGAGGAACATTGACTGTTATTGGTGGACAAGTTGATGTATTACTTCACTATATGACGTCAGTGCTACACAAGTTACTTTTTAAGTTAGAGCTGTAGAGGTCAATTTACATTCACTGGATTATTTTGCACAAAGGtgaaaacaattatttaatCTGGTTTATTTAAGTGAACCAACTTCCACTGGTTGAACTGTTGTTGGATTAATCTTTAAAGAGGTCAACTTCTGTTCCCTTCCTCTGAAAATCCTACTCCAAATATTTCAACTCTACTTAATTTTAAACTAGTGTTGGACCGATGGTTGACGCACAACTTTATTCTAACGAGTGAACTTTTAAGAAACCACATGGACGAGATCTGGGTGTtttgtaaataacatttattttgaaaaccaggTGGTCTGCTGGGTGGCCAGCTTAGCTGCTGCCCTGCTTGGCGGCCAGcctcttgtctctctcctcGGCGATGGTGAGACGGATTCCCTTTCCTCTTGGCACGGACACCCACGGCTTGTTGCCCTGCAGGAGGAGATCGATTCAATGGTTAATGTTCAATCAAGACTGTTCACGTGATGCAAACAAGTGAAATCAGACTCAAGGTTTGGAAAAGCGTCTCATTTTTGAATATCTATAGACTCATATTCAGTCTACAGttcaatttaaaaccttttaacacTATTTGAATTTATGTTGAAGACAAAAACACTTTGGAGAGGAAGCTGGGACTGTCACGTCAGTTTCCAACAGATTAACGACACATCTGAACGTGCAGCCAGTTTAACGCCGTCGTACCAAGGAGGGAGAAGCCCAACAGTGGATTGTGCTAACATTTATCTGACTGCCAACGCTTCAGCAAGGTGAAGAAAGACACACGGCCATTCTATAACTGTCGGGCAGCGGCGAAACAAACGAGCCGCGTTCAACACTTTACcacatgagggggggggggcctaGGAATCCGTGAGTATGGTTAGTTACCACTCACTGAGCTCAGAACTTCTTAGAGGGGGTATTCTCATGACTGATCAACACCGAGAGAAGTCATCCTTGCTCCAGACTGCTGTTCCACATTAAACAGTTTTTGTCCCGACAGGGGGAACTTGAATACTCAGGCTACAGTCAGAAGAATTTGAAAATCCTCACCTTGCCAATGACGAAGATGTTGGAGAGCCTGGTAGCGAAGCTGTTGCCCGTGCTGTCCTTGACGTGCACCACGTCAAAGGAGCCGGGGTGACGCTCCCTGTTGGTGATCATACCGATACGCCCCAAGTTagcaccaccagtcaccatgcaCAGGTTCgctgcagggaggaggaaagaaagattAGAGACGGTTTCTTCATACAAAGAACATGCAGCCAAGTGAGACGACAGCGAGTTGAACCCACCAGTATCAAACTTGATGAAATCTGTGATCTTGCCGGACTCCAGGTCGATGCGGATGGTGTCGTTGACCTTGATGAGGGGGTCGGGGTAGCGGATGGTGCGGGCATCGTGGGTCACCAGGTGGGGGATCCCCTTGGTTCCAATGATGATCTTCTTCACCTTGCACAGCTTgtactgcagagagaggagggggacatTTAGACGTCTTGGAAAAACATCTGTGATTTACAGAG
It contains:
- the rps4x gene encoding small ribosomal subunit protein eS4 isoform X2, whose translation is MARGPKKHLKRVAAPKHWMLDKLTGVFAPRPSTGPHKLRECLPLIIFLRNRLKYALTGDEVKKICMQRFIKIDGKVRTDITYPAGFMDVISIEKTGEHFRLIYDVKGRFTVHRITAEEAKYKLCKVKKIIIGTKGIPHLVTHDARTIRYPDPLIKVNDTIRIDLESGKITDFIKFDTANLCMVTGGANLGRIGMITNRERHPGSFDVVHVKDSTGNSFATRLSNIFVIGKGNKPWVSVPRGKGIRLTIAEERDKRLAAKQGSS